AAATGCGCTCCAAATATCTTTTTGAAATAAAATGGTCTGCCCTTCACTCTGACTACCGATCATTTTTGCAAATGTTATACCGTAAATAGTCAGGGTTTCATGCCGCACATACTGGACATATGCAAAAATCACGATAGGGATGATCGTAACGATTAAAATGGTCATTAATACCATCACTTGCCATCTATTTAATAGATTTTTTTTTAGGAAATAGCCTAAAAGAAAAAGTAAAAATACAGGTAAGAAAAACCACGTTGCTAAATAGGCATATGAAGTTAAACCAATCAACCAAATCCCTAGACTATAAAAAATCATCTGCTTGTTTTCTACTTCATTCATACCAACTAAAACTAGACAAACAGCAATTAATAATAAATGTGGCGCTACATTTGCATCCAAACCAAACCGACTAATCAACATATGCCATGGGTTAATGATCAGCATAAAGAAAATCGATACAGTTAACGTTTCTGATAGTTTCAGTCTTAATAGGGTCCATAATACTGTCAAAATCGTAAAAGAAGAAAGACAAGCCATTGCTAAACGAGTACTAACAAGAGATAATCCTAATAGTTTTACAAATGGTAAAGATAAATAAGTATAAAATGCAGACGGTCCTGTCCCGTACCCCATCAAGTAAATTGGCCACGAATTCAAGGCACTGTCTGTCCCATAATTGGCTAAAGCCCAGGTATCATATCCTGACATCGCTTCATCGATTTGGAGGCCAGGCAATTGATTGATATTAATAAAACGGGTAATTACTCCTATAACGAATAAAAAGAAAAGCATTTGTACAAACTGCTTGTTCTTTTTATTTTGTTCCCCTAGTATCCATACGCGCCGAAGAAAATCAGCTCCAACTCCAATAAACCCTATCATAACTGAATATAATACAATGACCGCCATTTAGTTTCTCCCTTTTATTCGTTTATTCCGTACGATCCACAATCGCAACTTGAAGTCCTTTCAATTCTTTCTTTTGACTGAATTCAGCCACTATAGACTGTGTGATTCGTTTTTTTTCTGTCATTTCCTCATCATTACTATAAACTTTTACTCGTTGTGCTGCTGGGCGACTATCTAATTCTTGATATGTTTTGCCAAAATTTTCAATTGAACGATCTGATATCGTTTTAGGCAAATCAATTATTTTAGCCGTTTCTTCTAACAGAGTATGAAATTTTTCTTTGGTAAATGCTTCTTTTTCTCCAACATTCACAATAGAAAAACTCTGAGTTCTTAGTCGAACATCTTTTTCTTCCCGCCTAAACAAATACGTAAATTCTACTGCAGCAACTGTTTCTAGCTGACTCTCTTTAGAAAATGGATAATAGCCTTGAATTCTTAATTCATCCCCTTCAGCATAAAGAGTATATTCGGAATCACCAGGTTTCACTCCATCTGTTGCCACTTCTTTTTCCATCAATGCCTCTGCTTGGGCTATCATATCTGGTACTTTTACTTTAAACTTGTCTTTCAACAAAGAGAGTCCTTCTTCTTTGCTGATGTTGGGATAATCAAATCGACCAAAAGGCTTTTCTCTAGTATCGTGCCAAAGTAGTTGTTCATGTTCTATCGAAGTTGTCTTTTTATTTGCTGAGCAGGCACTTATTATAAGTAATAAAATCATTGTTGCACACAAAAATAAAGTACGCTTTTTTTGCATTATTTCCCGCCTTCCTTTCCACTAACATTTGCAAGCGTTAAATGGACAGGTTCAGCATCTGTAAAGACCTCTTTAGAAGGTGTAAGTACTATATCCTTTGTCTTCTCTTTCAACGTATATATGACAACCGCCTCAAGACTTTTCCCACTGGGAATCGTTTGATTTTGTTGTTCTAATAGCTTCGTGATATCCACTACTTGATCATCTTTTTTAACGGTTCCTTCTTGTAGCTCTTGATCATTTTGAGTTACTTTAATCAACTCTTGCCATTTCTTTGGTGTGATATCATCTTGTTTCCCTTTGTTCGTAACCATATAACGAATCGCATAAACTAAAGTATCATTCTCTCCAGATAAATCCATTACACCTGTCACTTTTACGTTTAATGCACTTGAATCAAATAAAATTTCATCTTCATCTTCAACAGGACCTTGATCTTCTTTTTCTTTGATGGAGTATGCGGAAGAATCAATGATATCAACACGTTTCTCATGTTGACCATCATCAGCAGAATAAAAATCAAAATGAACCAAGCCATGTTCTGTCTCAATATAATAGAGATGTAACCAAGTAGAACGTTTGTCAAACGTAGTATTTAGTGTATATTTATAGGCTTTATACTTGCCAACTTTGGTTTCTTTCATATATATATCTTTCGCTTTATAGTTATATAGCTTTGCCAGTTCTTTACGCGTTCGTTCACCAAAATCAGCTAAATCAACATTCTCTTTACGGGAAGCTAAAACAAATAAAGTAGAATTACTCTTTTTATCCTTCGCTCCAAAAACAGCGGACTTATTATAAGTTGCTTTATAATCTTTGGTAACTTCCCAAGTACTCGGCAATTGAAATTGATATTGAATTCCATCTGCTTCAAAGTATTGTTTTTTATCCGATAATTTTGCCGAACAACCACTGATTATGAATAAACTAAAAACGAAAATTGGGAAATACCTGATTGCTTTTTTCATTCCTCTTTCTCCTTCTGTATATAAATCTGTTGTTTCATTTTCTTCCTTAGCCACCAGTTGTACACTATAAAAAGTAGAATACAACTAATAAATAATGAAAGACCGATTCTAAAGCCTTCAGGTAAAAATACTAATTTTACGGTATGTTTTCCTTTGGGAACTGGCAGCGCTAAGAAAGCATCTTTAAATGTGGGAATCTCAACTCTTTTACCATCAATATAAGCTCTCCAGCCTTTGTCGAATGGGATAGTTGTCAAAACAACCTGATCTTTGGACAACTCTACTTCTGCTTCTGAAGTTCGACCGCTAGTTTCGAACGAAACACCATTTTTTTTGATTGTTTTCATCATATTCTCAAAACGATCACTATTTAAAAACATCGCTTTGGGTTTAACCAGTTGTACAACATTTTCACCAGTGAATACAACCTGGACTTCAACCGTTTTGGCTTCTTTATAATAGCCTAAATCATAATACTGACCGCTGGAATCCAGACTCCCATGACGCTGTATCCCATTCACTTTCGTAATAATATCCACTTCTGTTCCTTTACCATATAGACTTAAATAGGCTTGGGAACGCTCCGGAACATCAATTGAATAGGTCAACTCACGATTGGTATTTGCGGTTCTTGAATAATAAACGCCACCTTCTTGTTCTTCTACTTTGACATTGTTTTCTTTCACTGTCTCAACTTCAGCAAAAGAAAAAATATTTGATTCGTCCCCAGATAGGTATTGCATTAGTTCTGTTTGATTTTTTACAGCATTTTTCTTATAAATCCCCTTGTCTGTTAATATACCTAGAGGCATTGCAAACTGATTTTCATACAAGGTATAATCTCCTGCTGTTTTTATCGCTTTATAGCCATATTTTCTTAAATCTTCTTTTGCTAAATTGTATTTTATTCCTAATAAAGCATCCATAATCAACGTATTATTTTCATATTGAATCGTCAAATTAGTTCCCGCTGAACGAAAGCCTAACTGATCTAGATACTGAGAAGAGTGACGATTTCGAATAGAAGAAAACATTGTAACACCGCTATATCCATGAATAAAACTTTCATTTCGAGATGTTGCATCAACATTTCCTACCCGGTATAGACTAGTGTTCTCATTTTTGGTTGTCTCGATCAATGTATTGATATCAGAAAAATGATCATCATAAGCTCTACGATCTGGATAATTCCATTCTCCTGCAATTCCTTTTACAATTCTTTGTGCATTAATCAACTGTTCTCCAATAAAAACAAAAGAAAATAGACATCCGATCAATACCAAACGTTTCGGCCACTTTTGAATCAGAACGCCTAATAGCACATAGAGCAAGGCAACAGTCAATGTAGCAAGTAACGTTTTCTGATCCAAATACTCATATCTTTTACGATTTGCTACAAAACTGATCAAAACATATAGAAAAATCAAGCCCAACACAACATTAACCAAACGATTGAAGTCATCCTTGGTTACCTGTTCTAATCCAAAGCCGGCCAATAAAAGCCCTAAAAAAGAAAACAAGAAACTAAAACGAAATAAAAACATATAAGGAGAATGCATTCCATGCCAAAAAAGATTCATCGGCTCAATATAAACACTTGCAATCAATAGAAGAAACAAACTTCCATAGATCAGCTTATTTTTAAGCGCGATTTTTCGACTTGTAAAATAGAAAAGACAAAAAATCAACCCTAGCATCCCAAAATAAATAAAAGGTGCACTCCCATATTTACTAGTATCGTAGGACCCTACCATGGTTTTTGCTGGAATATCCCAGATATCCATCCCTCTTGTTAGAAAGCTATAGATAGGTGTTAATCCCTCACCATTGTTTTTCAAGTCTAATAATGTTGGCAAAATCGTGACCATCGACGCACCACCTGCAAGTAGCGACGTTATCAAGTAAGGAACCAAGCTTGCTTTAAATCGCTTAGGCTCTGTTAAAAATCGACAAAACACATATAAAAATGAAAATACGCCAACCATAAATGCCATATAAAAGTTGGATAAAAATAGTAATAAGTAACTAATAAATAATAGCGCCGGTTTTCGGTCATCCATTAAATAATGAATCCCTAAAATAACTAAAGGTAAATAGATTAATCCATCCAACCACATTTGTTGCGGCGAATAGGCAATACTAAATCCGCACAAAGCAAAACTAACACTTAACATTATTTTTGCAATTTGCGGCAATTTAAATAAACGATCACTCATGATCCAAAATGTACCGCCAATGACTCCGAATTTGAGTAGCAAAATCAAATACAGTGCATCAGGAATATGTTGATTATCAAAAAACGCAACAACAAAACTAAAAATGCCGTTTATGTAATAGGCCATAAATGACCAGTAATTCAATCCTAAAGAACCATACCATGTATAAAAAAAACTTTGTTTCCCATGTAATGTATTATTAAAACTTGCAAAAAAATTAGAAGTTTGAGATAACGCATCACTCGCTAAGACTGTTCTTTGACTAGTAGGATAAATGCCCATCATTAAGTAGACTACTGCCATTATTACGATGGGAATGAGTACACTTAAAAGAAATGCCCAACCTTTTCTTTTAAGCCATATTTTTAGTTTCATACCATTTCTTCCTCCTATGTACAAATTAACTGTGGTGCGGTATCGCTTTGTGGCTATTATTTTTCATACTTTATCAGTGCACTAATCCCATTTTGTTGAATGGAAAGTAGCGAAATACTACTACGCCTTCAATCTGTTTTTCTTCAATTAATCCAAGGGCTCTACTATCTTTGGACTCAGCGCGATTGTCTCCTAATACAAAATAGTTCCCTTTTGGGATTGTGGAAAGCCCCGCTAGCTTTAAAGCTACCTCCTCATGAACCAATACTTTAAGCGTGCTATCCGGCAACATGCTGATAATAAATTTGGGAACTTCATCTTGTTGCCACGGTGCAGCATTAGATGGACGAATATAAACCGCATTTGATTCTGTCCAAATTTGGTCCCCTGGAAGTCCTATTATTCGTTTGACATAGCTTGGGTCATTTGGAATCTCAGGATCAAATGTCACGATCTCATATCTTTTTGGGGATGTGTTCTTTTGTACAATAATTCGATCATTATTTTCAAAAGTTGGTGCCATTGATTTCCCTGAAACACGATGGGTTTTAAATACAACTAAAAAAACAATAACTAGTATAAGTGCAAAAAACCAAAAGCCTTCTTTTAGCCAACTTCTTCTATGCTCCAGCGTATTATTTTCACTTTGTTTTTTTGGTAAATTTAGTCGTTGTTCTCTTCGCTTATTTGGACTTAAAGTCGTTTGCCGTTGTTTTCTTTTCTTTGAGAAATGAGGTCCTTTTACCATATCCATTCCTCCTATCTCTTCCTTAAAATGATGTTATTTGATGCATCGGTGATATTCTTACTTTTACAACCCCTAAAATATCTTTCTTCTCAACCCAGCCATAATTACGGCTATCTGCAGCATAATGACGATTATCTCCCAAAACAAAGTAGCTATCTTTGGGCAAACGGCTTTCATCTGTAACAGTTCTCAAACTGAAGTTATCCGTCAATAATCGTTGCTCCACCTTTGCTTCATTTAGTTCTTTCTTCAAAAAGCGTTCTACAATTGGCTTTTGATCAACCAATAGTTGATCGTTTTGATAGGCTATTTCTTCTTCAGGTAAACCAATCACTCTACGGATCATCGTTCTTTTGGTTCCTGGTTCCCTGATATAAACTAAATCAAACCGTTTAATTTCCTTCGTTTTTCTGACAATCACCCGTTCACCATCGTTTAACAACGGGGTCATTCCATAGCCCTCAACCGATGGAAAAGAAAAAAGCAATGACTGTACTACAACTATCAATCCTAATAAAAGGGATAAACTCACAACTAATTCTTTTACTAGTTGCTTTTGCTCTTCTCTTTTACGATCAATATATTTTTTTGTGGGTCTTTTCTTTCTAGAAGAAGACTTCTTCGTAGGTTCATTCGACTTTTTACTTTTTCTTTTCTTTTGATCGACTACATTCTTTTTGCTTTTTTTTGGTTGACTTAATTCCCTGTTAGGAGTTGCTTTTAGCGACTGTCGTCTAACTTTAGTTTTTTTTGTCTGTTTCATGTTGTTTCCCTCAGCAATCAGTTCCCTTACCCTTTTCTTTTTAATGCTGATTCATTCACTCTAAAATACTTGAAGACTTCTTTTTGCTGCTGCTTCATTTTTTGAATATCTTTTAAATAGCCATCAATCGTTTCTTTATTTTCTAATTGTTGTTCTGATAGACTATGGAGATTCATCCCTAAGTTTTTCATACTCACGTTATAACGGGTCAATAATCGCTTTCCTTCTTCCGATAGTCCGTCAGAAACAGATCGATTGCTATAGGTTACTATTAAAGAACTAATTTCCAGATATGCTTGATATTCCTTTTCAATACTTCCGCCATCTCTCATTGTCTCCAACTTTTTTTCGATATCTTCCGACATAAAATAACCTTGAACAACTCCTTTTGCATCTTCAGCTGTTAAATGGGTCATCTGATAATATCGAGAATAAAAAGCACTTCCAGACGCTATAATCACGAACAGTAAAAAAATAAAAATATTTCGATCAAATTGTTTCCGACGTTTTTCCAATTGCTTTCGCTCTTTTATCCAACGTTTTCGTTTCGCTTTGTTTTTAGGTCGTTTTTGCCACTTTGCTTTCTTCAGTTCTTTTCGAATCGATAAAGAATAGAAAAAGAAAAAAAAGATAAACAAAAAACTAAGCGTCGCAAAGGAAAGTTGTCCAATGAAAAACCAGTCTAATAGACTCATATTACGATAACCTCCTTAAGCTTATTTTTTCTTTCTCTTCTTATTTCCTTTCTTTTTCTTCTTATTCTTATTTACCGCTCGAACGATAAAGAAGATTGCTAAGAATGCCAGAAAAATACCCGCACCAATCAAAGCCACTAGTTTCCAATTAATTCCTGGTTCCTGAATTAAAGAGACATCTTGAGCATTATATTTATCAGCTTCTTCATTGGTAATTTTAAAGTTTTCTGTCCATTCCCATTTTTGGTCACCACTTGTAACCAATATATGGGCCTTATAATCCCCTGCGACCATCTTATCTCCATTCATTTCTAAAGGAAATTCAATCATAGAATTTGGGGCCATCTTCATATCAGCTTTTTTTGTATCATATAAAACAGCATCTGAATCTTTTGCCATTACTTCCATTTCTACTGTCATGTTATTTAAAAATTCTGGTTTTATATTTGAAAAATTGACAAATACACTGTTTCGATAGTTTGACAATCCTGCATAAACTTTGTTTAATTTTAAATCATTTGTTACTTTCTCATCTGTTTCCTGCAAAACCATTGCAACTAAAAATGCATACTCATTGACTACACCTTTTGCTTTTTTATTTGCTTCTTCCTCTTCTTTTGTTGGTTTGGATTTCAAATAAATTCCACCAACGATTTTTCCATCATAGCTTGTTGCTGGCATCGTGATGGTTAGCTCTAAGGGCTTTGTTTCATTTGGAGCCAAGGTTACTTCTGACGGCCCTTTAACAATGTCTTTAAAGTCATGTTTTAAAGATGGGTCATTTTTCAATGCACTTGGTCCATATTCTAAAACACCATTTGAATTAGTTTTTACCCCATTTAAGGAAACTTGAATCGTTTGTTCTTGATCTGCACGATTCGTTAACATTACTTGGACCGTTTGTTCCTGCCCAGGTGTCATACGTAAGTCAAAATAACGCCCTTCCCCTTTTTGATTTTCAGGTAGCACAGTTTCATATGCAAATTGCAATTCAGCATATGCATCTCTTGAAAAACCAAAAAGTGAAACTATGTATAAACATAAAAAGAGACTTAATAAAATTCGTTTTTTCATGTACTTCGTTGTCCTCTCTCTTCCATCATGAAAGAATTCACCGGCAAACCACCGGTGAATCTTTTAATCTACTACTTGTTAAATTATAGTAGCCTTCGTATTACATTGGTGTTTCTGAAAGTGTCCAAAGAATTGTTGCTACGTATTTACCATCACGGATATCATCAGCTTGGTTCGCTGGAATGCTCAATTCGATTGATTCTTTATCAGAATTTGCTGGATTGATTACATCACCAAAGTAAA
The DNA window shown above is from Enterococcus sp. 12C11_DIV0727 and carries:
- the lepB gene encoding signal peptidase I, which gives rise to MKQTKKTKVRRQSLKATPNRELSQPKKSKKNVVDQKKRKSKKSNEPTKKSSSRKKRPTKKYIDRKREEQKQLVKELVVSLSLLLGLIVVVQSLLFSFPSVEGYGMTPLLNDGERVIVRKTKEIKRFDLVYIREPGTKRTMIRRVIGLPEEEIAYQNDQLLVDQKPIVERFLKKELNEAKVEQRLLTDNFSLRTVTDESRLPKDSYFVLGDNRHYAADSRNYGWVEKKDILGVVKVRISPMHQITSF
- a CDS encoding DUF916 and DUF3324 domain-containing protein is translated as MKKRILLSLFLCLYIVSLFGFSRDAYAELQFAYETVLPENQKGEGRYFDLRMTPGQEQTVQVMLTNRADQEQTIQVSLNGVKTNSNGVLEYGPSALKNDPSLKHDFKDIVKGPSEVTLAPNETKPLELTITMPATSYDGKIVGGIYLKSKPTKEEEEANKKAKGVVNEYAFLVAMVLQETDEKVTNDLKLNKVYAGLSNYRNSVFVNFSNIKPEFLNNMTVEMEVMAKDSDAVLYDTKKADMKMAPNSMIEFPLEMNGDKMVAGDYKAHILVTSGDQKWEWTENFKITNEEADKYNAQDVSLIQEPGINWKLVALIGAGIFLAFLAIFFIVRAVNKNKKKKKGNKKRKKK
- a CDS encoding DUF5067 domain-containing protein — translated: MKKAIRYFPIFVFSLFIISGCSAKLSDKKQYFEADGIQYQFQLPSTWEVTKDYKATYNKSAVFGAKDKKSNSTLFVLASRKENVDLADFGERTRKELAKLYNYKAKDIYMKETKVGKYKAYKYTLNTTFDKRSTWLHLYYIETEHGLVHFDFYSADDGQHEKRVDIIDSSAYSIKEKEDQGPVEDEDEILFDSSALNVKVTGVMDLSGENDTLVYAIRYMVTNKGKQDDITPKKWQELIKVTQNDQELQEGTVKKDDQVVDITKLLEQQNQTIPSGKSLEAVVIYTLKEKTKDIVLTPSKEVFTDAEPVHLTLANVSGKEGGK
- the lepB gene encoding signal peptidase I, yielding MVKGPHFSKKRKQRQTTLSPNKRREQRLNLPKKQSENNTLEHRRSWLKEGFWFFALILVIVFLVVFKTHRVSGKSMAPTFENNDRIIVQKNTSPKRYEIVTFDPEIPNDPSYVKRIIGLPGDQIWTESNAVYIRPSNAAPWQQDEVPKFIISMLPDSTLKVLVHEEVALKLAGLSTIPKGNYFVLGDNRAESKDSRALGLIEEKQIEGVVVFRYFPFNKMGLVH
- a CDS encoding YfhO family protein; this encodes MKLKIWLKRKGWAFLLSVLIPIVIMAVVYLMMGIYPTSQRTVLASDALSQTSNFFASFNNTLHGKQSFFYTWYGSLGLNYWSFMAYYINGIFSFVVAFFDNQHIPDALYLILLLKFGVIGGTFWIMSDRLFKLPQIAKIMLSVSFALCGFSIAYSPQQMWLDGLIYLPLVILGIHYLMDDRKPALLFISYLLLFLSNFYMAFMVGVFSFLYVFCRFLTEPKRFKASLVPYLITSLLAGGASMVTILPTLLDLKNNGEGLTPIYSFLTRGMDIWDIPAKTMVGSYDTSKYGSAPFIYFGMLGLIFCLFYFTSRKIALKNKLIYGSLFLLLIASVYIEPMNLFWHGMHSPYMFLFRFSFLFSFLGLLLAGFGLEQVTKDDFNRLVNVVLGLIFLYVLISFVANRKRYEYLDQKTLLATLTVALLYVLLGVLIQKWPKRLVLIGCLFSFVFIGEQLINAQRIVKGIAGEWNYPDRRAYDDHFSDINTLIETTKNENTSLYRVGNVDATSRNESFIHGYSGVTMFSSIRNRHSSQYLDQLGFRSAGTNLTIQYENNTLIMDALLGIKYNLAKEDLRKYGYKAIKTAGDYTLYENQFAMPLGILTDKGIYKKNAVKNQTELMQYLSGDESNIFSFAEVETVKENNVKVEEQEGGVYYSRTANTNRELTYSIDVPERSQAYLSLYGKGTEVDIITKVNGIQRHGSLDSSGQYYDLGYYKEAKTVEVQVVFTGENVVQLVKPKAMFLNSDRFENMMKTIKKNGVSFETSGRTSEAEVELSKDQVVLTTIPFDKGWRAYIDGKRVEIPTFKDAFLALPVPKGKHTVKLVFLPEGFRIGLSLFISCILLFIVYNWWLRKKMKQQIYIQKEKEE